From Epinephelus lanceolatus isolate andai-2023 chromosome 2, ASM4190304v1, whole genome shotgun sequence, one genomic window encodes:
- the acsf3 gene encoding malonate--CoA ligase ACSF3, mitochondrial isoform X2 yields the protein MLSGVVAAACHSLKWTLPHWKAPLHRTCIPSKPGQWLLGAVVQRGAHRWTIAPSSRINQRPVFTKAPAFGDKLAIIDSSGSHSYKQLYCSSLGLAGRISTTLNSDFGGLGGKRISFLCANDASYTVAQWAAWMSGGTAVPLYRKHPESELEYIISDSQSSLLVAGHPYAETLEPLAQRLGLPCLTLPPTSNLSNLDEVDTQEKEKGGITDWADRPAMIIYTSGTTGRPKGVLHTHSSIQAMVQCLVSEWAWSRDDVILHTLPLHHVHGIVNKLLCPLWVGATCVMLPEFQPQKVWEMLLSSKAPLVNVFMAVPTIYSKLIQYYDQHFTQPHVKDFVKAVCKERIRLMVSGSAALPLPTLQRWEEITGHTLLERYGMTEIGMALSNPLKGQRIPGAVGLPLPSVEVRIVMNNTTNTTIVEGSHRETQVRPGLEKKEGELLVRGPSVFKEYWNKPQETRESFTDDGWFKTDCAGSPLHSDEGHSALTCSVRV from the exons ATGCTGTCAGGAGTCGTTGCTGCCGCCTGTCACTCTCTGAAGTGGACATTACCTCACTGGAAAGCCCCTCTTCACAGAACTTGTATCCCATCAAAGCCAGGGCAATGGCTACTGGGAGCTGTGGTTCAAAGAGGGGCTCATAGATGGACTATAGCGCCGTCATCAAGGATAAACCAGAGGCCAGTGTTTACCAAAGCCCCAGCATTTGGAGATAAGCTTGCTATCATAGACAGCAGTGGCAGTCACAGCTACAAGCAGCTGTATTGCAGCAGCTTAGGTCTTGCGGGTAGAATCAGCACCACTCTCAACTCTGACTTTGGGGGTCTGGGAGGAAAACGAATCTCCTTCTTGTGTGCCAATGATGCTTCCTATACAGTGGCACAGTGGGCGGCTTGGATGAGTGGTGGGACGGCGGTGCCACTTTACCGAAAGCACCCTGAATCTGAGCTGGAGTACATCATCTCTGACTCCCAGAGTTCACTGCTGGTGGCAGGGCATCCCTATGCTGAAACCCTTGAGCCACTGGCACAGAGGCTGGGGCTGCCATGCTTGACACTGCCCCCGACTTCTAACCTGAGCAATTTAGATGAAGTAGACACccaggagaaggagaaaggaGGCATCACGGACTGGGCTGATCGACCAGCTATGATCATCTACACCAGTGGTACCACAGGGAGACCCAAGGGAGTTCTACATACACACAGCAGCATCCAAGCCATG GTCCAGTGTCTGGTTTCAGAGTGGGCGTGGTCCAGAGATGATGTCATCCTCCACACCTTGCCGCTCCACCACGTGCATGGCATCGTTAACAAGCTGCTGTGCCCGCTCTGGGTGGGCGCCACCTGCGTCATGCTGCCTGAATTCCAGCCTCAGAAG GTGTGGGAGATGCTGCTGAGCTCCAAGGCTCCCCTGGTTAATGTGTTCATGGCCGTGCCAACTATATACTCTAAGCTGATCCAGTACTATGATCAGCACTTCACACAGCCTCACGTCAAGGACTTTGTCAAAGCGGTCTGCAAAGAGAGGATCAG gCTGATGGTTTCAGGCTCCGCTGCTCTCCCTCTGCCCACTCTGCAGCGCTGGGAGGAGATTACAGGACACACACTGCTAGAACGCTACGGCATGACAGAGATCGGTATGGCACTGTCCAACCCTCTTAAGGGCCAACGCATCCCAG GGGCTGTAGGGTTGCCGCTCCCCAGTGTGGAAGTCCGGATTGTCATGAATAACACAACTAACACCACAATTGTGGAGGGCAGTCACCGTGAGACTCAG GTCCGTCCAGGTCTGGAGAAGAAAGAAGGGGAGCTCCTAGTTCGCGGTCCGTCTGTCTTCAAGGAGTACTGGAACAAACCTCAAGAGACCAGAGAGTCTTTCACCGATGATGGCTGGTTCAAAACAG